A window of the Brassica oleracea var. oleracea cultivar TO1000 chromosome C1, BOL, whole genome shotgun sequence genome harbors these coding sequences:
- the LOC106343651 gene encoding VQ motif-containing protein 19-like, with amino-acid sequence MEIATKREDSRNPSSTTSLSASSSIVNGSLHHQHIITRSDHYPTTFVQADTSSFKQVVQMLTGNFSPRSPDSPRPPTTPSGKGNFVIPPIKTTQPKKHSGNKLYERRSNNNSLKNSLMINTLMIGGGNGAGSPRFSPRNQEILSPSCLDFPKLALNSPVTPLKHGGDGNDSDTFDRMSPLSEEERAISEKGYYLHRSPRESEPQLLPLFPVTSPRVSASPQN; translated from the coding sequence ATGGAGATAGCAACAAAACGAGAAGATTCAAGAAACCCATCTTCCACTACTTCTTTATCAGCTTCCTCTTCCATTGTCAATGGATCTTTACATCATCAACACATCATAACCAGATCTGATCATTACCCGACAACTTTTGTCCAAGCAGACACTTCCTCTTTCAAACAAGTCGTCCAGATGCTAACCGGAAACTTCTCTCCGAGATCCCCAGACTCGCCGCGTCCTCCGACGACTCCTTCCGGCAAAGGTAACTTCGTGATTCCACCGATCAAAACAACACAGCCGAAGAAACATTCAGGAAACAAACTCTACGAGAGGAGATCTAACAACAACAGTCTCAAGAACAGCCTCATGATCAATACGCTCATGATCGGCGGCGGAAACGGTGCCGGAAGCCCGAGATTCTCTCCGAGAAACCAGGAGATTCTGTCGCCTAGCTGTCTTGATTTCCCGAAGCTGGCACTGAACAGTCCCGTGACGCCGCTGAAACACGGCGGCGACGGAAACGACAGCGACACTTTTGACAGGATGTCGCCATTGTCGGAGGAAGAGAGAGCGATATCCGAAAAAGGGTATTACTTGCATCGGTCTCCGAGAGAATCGGAGCCGCAGCTTCTGCCGTTGTTTCCGGTGACTTCTCCAAGAGTATCGGCGTCGCCGCAGAATTAA